Proteins from a single region of Methanoculleus horonobensis:
- the tsaA gene encoding tRNA (N6-threonylcarbamoyladenosine(37)-N6)-methyltransferase TrmO, which yields MNGTEYPCRAIGIVRTPFTDPAATPIQAAFATVRGTVEVYPEFRDGLAALTGFSHLILIYRFHRAAGEEIAERPLIDGAKAHGIFATRHFNRPNMLGISVVRLAGIDGATLAVEGIDLLDGTPILDIKPYIPAFDCIPGAASGWVTPQHVEQIKKQSASFRVD from the coding sequence ATGAACGGCACGGAGTACCCCTGCAGGGCAATCGGAATCGTCCGGACGCCCTTCACCGACCCGGCCGCCACCCCCATCCAGGCGGCCTTCGCCACCGTTCGCGGGACGGTGGAGGTCTACCCCGAATTCCGGGACGGTCTAGCGGCACTCACGGGATTCTCCCATCTCATCCTCATCTACCGGTTCCACCGGGCCGCCGGTGAAGAAATCGCCGAACGACCGCTCATCGACGGCGCCAAGGCGCACGGCATCTTCGCCACCCGGCACTTCAACCGCCCGAACATGCTCGGGATATCGGTCGTCAGGCTTGCCGGGATCGACGGCGCCACGCTTGCCGTCGAGGGCATCGACCTCCTGGACGGGACACCGATCCTCGATATCAAACCCTACATCCCGGCGTTCGACTGCATCCCGGGTGCGGCCTCCGGGTGGGTGACGCCGCAGCACGTCGAGCAGATCAAGAAACAGAGCGCATCCTTCAGGGTAGATTGA
- a CDS encoding molybdate ABC transporter substrate-binding protein gives MSKNAIALVTLALLLFVAGCTTVTGDNTAAGDDATLLVYSGAGLKKPMIEIGEVFADKYGIDVEYTFAGSGTLITQMELSRKGDAFVPGGTPDYRIAREKGLVGEPGYAAYHVPVIAVAKGNPKNITSVDDFARPGLKIALGGANTTAIGRAGDKLFEKHGILDAVEANVVLRAPTINEVVVAMNMGTADAALLTLDLINPETMDRIDLAQEDGLTLIIPIGATAFTEQPDAARKFVEFVTSDEGKAIFAKHGFPVYPDPAYAGVEP, from the coding sequence ATGTCAAAAAATGCCATAGCACTGGTCACGCTCGCCCTTCTCCTCTTCGTAGCGGGATGCACCACCGTCACCGGGGATAACACCGCCGCCGGCGACGACGCCACACTGCTCGTCTACTCCGGCGCCGGCCTCAAGAAGCCGATGATCGAGATCGGGGAGGTATTTGCCGACAAATACGGCATCGACGTCGAGTACACCTTCGCCGGCTCGGGTACGCTCATCACTCAGATGGAACTCTCCCGGAAAGGCGACGCCTTCGTGCCCGGCGGAACGCCCGACTACCGGATCGCCCGGGAGAAAGGACTGGTCGGAGAGCCCGGCTACGCCGCCTACCACGTCCCGGTGATCGCCGTCGCGAAAGGAAACCCGAAGAACATCACCTCGGTCGACGACTTCGCCCGGCCCGGGCTGAAGATCGCGCTCGGCGGCGCGAACACCACCGCGATCGGCAGGGCCGGCGACAAACTCTTCGAGAAGCACGGCATCCTCGACGCCGTCGAAGCAAACGTCGTCCTCCGGGCGCCGACGATCAACGAGGTGGTCGTGGCGATGAACATGGGCACCGCCGACGCCGCGCTCCTCACGCTCGACCTGATAAACCCCGAGACGATGGACAGGATCGATCTGGCGCAGGAAGACGGGCTCACCCTCATCATTCCGATAGGGGCGACCGCCTTCACGGAGCAGCCTGACGCCGCCCGGAAGTTCGTCGAGTTCGTCACCTCCGACGAGGGGAAGGCGATCTTTGCCAAACACGGGTTCCCCGTCTACCCCGATCCGGCATACGCGGGGGTAGAGCCATGA